The sequence CGTATCGGCAGCCGTCGATGTATTTCCCGCAGCCTGGAGGGACGTTTGCGGGCGGAGTTTGCCTGGCAAGATGACGTGGGCACGGGCATACATCAAGCAAGGCGTGCTATGGATGGATATTGGGAAGGGTGAAGTGGTGAAGTTGCCGCCCGAGGTGCGGGATGCGTGGTGGGAAGGCACGACGCGTCAGTGGCCGTTCATGGCGGCGGACATGGAATTGGGCGCGATACGCTGATGGCGCATTACTTGTCGAATCACGTGGCCGTGGCGTACGGTGACATTTTTTGATGAAATGGTGGCGTTGTCGCTGGAGCTGGGCTTCCGCGTGCGGGTGCTGGGACAGTGATGTCTCAGGTCAATGCCCTTTCGCATCTCGCGCCGCCGTTTCACATTTCTTGAAATCGTACGCCTGGCCTTCATCACAGAGGATCATCTGTTCAAAGCAGCAGGTGCCACACGGCTGCCCCTCTTGGCGCTCGATGCACCCAACGTAACACGGGTCCGACCCATCGAGGCAATGGGGAGGTAGCTTTTGCGCTTCCCGTTTCTCTGCCTTCTCTGGTTTGTATGGGCCACATCCCGGTCGTAAGGCCAGGATGAGACCCAGCGCAACGAAGGCTGACAACTTCAACATCATCGGTCGTCTTTGTCCGGGCAGGAGTAGAACGCGAAACTCTCATTCTTCTTGCACGATTTGCCAGCTTCCTGGCAGCAGACACGGCACGCGGCGCCCTGGCCCGCCTTGTAGCAACTATTCACGCACGCAAACGCACGGCGATCACAACGCTCCTCCAAAGAGTTGTCATCGTCGGTACGCATCCAAGAACAGCACTTGCCCCAAGAGTTACGACAAGCAGTACGGCGCTGAGCGCCTTCATCACTCGCATCTCTCCCGCAGTAAAGCACGCACTGCGTCGAGACACAACCTTTCAACCTCCTTTCTTCCCCGCTTCCCATTCCCATCAAACACTCATTCCGTGATTGAAGCGAACATCGATTGGGTGTATACGCATTGATGGAGGTACGCACGATGAAGCACGGTGCAATCTTTCTTTCGCTGACGGCCACCATCGCATTGATTTACGGGTGCAGCAGCGATCCTGCGTCGACCGCGTCGACCAGCTCGGCTGCAAAGCAGCAGCAGCAGCTCGGGAGACGCCGGTGCAGGAGGCAATGGCGGAGCTGGCACGGGGGCGCTGGCACTGCCAGCAGTTCCAGCTCGGGTCAAGGAGGATCGGTCATCGAGCCGATATTTTGCATCGTGTAACGATACGCCGCCGGCCGGCGCCGTTCTCGCGCCCGGAACCGAAAAAAAATACACGGAGGCGCATGCCCAACGCTCGTCGACGGACACAATCTGTTCCAAAGCGGCAGCGCAATGAGGACTTTCGACTGGTTTTACCAGCCAACCCCAAAGCCGACGAACGATTCCCGGTGCTTTTCTGTGGCATTGGCTGGGTGGGAGCGCCGATGACTTTTTCGAGAAGGGCCAACTCAATTGGCGCGCCGACACGCAACGCTTCATTGCCGTCATTCCCGAATCGAAGGGCGACACGTTCAAGTGGCCGTTCGAGGTCATCGCATCGCAAGCCCGCATGGACGAGGAATTCGTCTTTTTCGACGACATGCTCGCGTGCGTATCCGAACAATTCAACGTCAACAAGGAATGCGTCGCCAGCGCGGGCGTGAGCGCCGGAGCGTTGTTCACGGGGCAGCTTGCCGGGTTCCGCGGCGATTACCTTTCCTCCATCGTGAGGCTTTCCGGTGGCACGGGCGGTAGCCTCATCAAACCCTTTAATCCCGAACACCGAATGCCCGCCATCGTTCTGTGGGTGGTCCCACGGACAACTGTTTCCGGCGTCATGAATTTCGAGCAAACGTCGAAAGACCTCGAACAGAATCTGGAAAGTCGCGGGCATTTCTTCGTCGAATGTATCCACAACTGCGGACATGCCGAACCGCCGCTCGACGCACAGCCCGGTTTGTCCACGTACGCGCCCATGTGGCAATTCGTCCTGGATCATCCGTATTGGCTGAAAGCCGGGCAATCGCCCTATGCAACCACATGGCCCGAATCAATGCCTTCCTGGTGCGCCATCGGTGCTGCAAGTGCCACGCCGCGCACGGGCACGTGTCCAAGCGCTCCGGGGTGCTGAATTGGATTCCGAAGCTCGAGTCACCTAGTCCTACTCTACCAAATCGGACAGCGAGAGCTGTTTGCTCGGCGGGGCGGGGCCCTGGTTGAGCCGCCGAAGGCGGCGAGGGAGCGGGGTGCCGCGGTGCCGAGAAATCAGCCCCAAGCCAATCAACGAAGTGGCGGAGTAGTGCTAGAGCAGCGATCGGTTCGACACCAAGCCAAGATCTGCACGCTCGCCTCGCGCTGCCCCCCATACCCCCAGATTTTGCCCTGTCAACAAACCGCTTGTTGCTCTAGGATGCGTCGACCCAGGAGGCTTGTTCATGCGTTTGTCTTCATCTTTGGGAATCGTCGTCTCGGCCGTGGGACTTTCGGCGCTTGCTGCCGGCTGCGCCTTGGAAGCCGAGTCGCTCTTTGCGAGCACGCAGCCGACCGCCAATGGCGGCGCCGGTGGCGAAGGCGGCTCCGGTGGCATCGGGGCGCTGGCGGCAAGCCGGCGCCGCGCAGGCTCCAGTTCGAGCAGCTCAGGTAGCTCGAGCAGTTCGAGCAGTTCGACAGCTCGGGCATGGTCGATCCGCAAGCGTGTGGAACGTGCGCCTTCAACGCGTGCCAAACGGAGATCTTTGCTTGCGGACAAGACTGTATCGGTTTCGTGCAGTGCATGCAAAACTGCACGGACAAGGCGTGTGCGGACGAGTGCTTGAAGCAAAGTCCCCAAGGACAACCGGTTTACGACTGCACATGCAAATCGTGCACGAACGATTGCGGCGGATTGTGCGATTCCGGTTCGAGCAGCTCGAGCTCCAGCGGTATGCCCACGTGCTCGTCATGTAGCGATCTGTTGCAAGGAAACTTGGGTCAACCGTGTGATGGTTCGGCGCAGTTGATCGGCGCGCTGTACGCCTGCGCATGCCAGCAGAATTGCACGATGGAGTGCGGCACCATTTGCCAAGGCGGTCAGCCGGATCAAACGTGTCTTGGTTGCGTGTCGCAGAAATGCGGCAGCGAGCTCGGTGCGTGCTTGCAGGACTGAGCGAGTGACCTGCGATCAGGCGCTCAAAGTCGCGACGATTCCAGTGTCACGTCGGCCCGCGCGAATGCTTCGTGAAACCTTTGCCAAATCGAGGCGGCTTTCTCCTGCCTGCCCTGCATTTCGACGGCCGTAGCCAGCCCAAACAGCGAATACCCATTTTCGGGAAGTTTTACCAAATCTTCTCGAAAAACGCGCTCCGCATCCGCAAACCGGTCCGCGCGAAGCAGCACGTCGCCCAGAATTTGCCGCACCGGGTAATGCCAATCCGACGGCTCCATGTACCGCAGTTTGTCTTCCAAAACGATCGCCTGCTCGAAATGCGTAATGGCTTCATCGAGATCCCCGCGATCCGCCTCGAGCTCGCCCCGCGTCACGTGCACGGCCACGGCAAGCACGTCGCTCGCCGGGTTGACCCCCATGACCGTCGCCGTCGCCAGCGAAGGCGTTTCCGCCAGCTTTTCCAATTCGGCGAGCTCGGCCGATGCGGCTTCCTGGTCGCCGAGGCGTGAATATGCAATGGCTCGGGCGTGATGCCAAACGGCGCGCAAATACGCCTGGCTCTCCGGTGGCGCTTGCTCCTCGAGGATCTCGTCCCAACGCGCAAACCGAATGAGCGCGTAAATCGGGCTCGCAGCAAAATGCTGCATCATGACCTCCATACCCGCCCCATGTCCCGAATGGAGGACACCATGGGCCATGTCCGCAGCCATGCGCGCCGCGCGAATCGCAACCTCGGAGCGGCCTTCGAGCGTCGCGGCGGCCCATAAAAAGTGCGGATTGTGCAAACGGTACATGTGCAAGTAAAAATTGCTCGGATCCGCATAAGGAACATACCGCTCGTCCGCGACAATCGCACGCTCGTTGGCAAGCGACGCATCGTGATATCGACCCGTGCGAATGTAAATATGCGCCGGCATATGCACGAGATGTCCGGCTCCCGGCACGAGGTGCGCCAGACGATCGGCCACGTCGAGCGCACGCTGAGGCTTCGGCGATGCCTCGACGACGTGAATGTAATAGTGCAGCGCACCAGGATGCATTGGTTCGAGCTGCATTGCACGTTCCAGCGTGGCCACGATTTCCGGCGTATACGGGCGCGGCGATCCGTCGTCGGCCCAATAATTCCATGGCGCCAATCCATCTGCGCCTCCGCGGTCAGCGCGAGGACGTCCACGTCATTCGGAAATTGTTTTGCAACTTCGAGCATGTTCTCGGCATACGCTCGATCCAGAGGCGTACGATCTGCAACGGGCGCCTGCGCATAACGAACCCCAAGCGCCTTGATGAGCGCTCGTTCGACGGGCGACGCATGTTCCATGAGCGCCGCTGCACGCTGCATATGGTCGTAAGCTCGCGCAACGTTGGCGTCGTTCATGGGCGCATTGATGTTCGGTCCGAGCACCAGCGCTGCACCCCAGTAACACATTGCGCACGTCGGATCGAGATGCGCCGCAGCGAGAAAGCTTCGCTCCGCCTCGGCATGATTGAATCCGTACGTCAGCGCAAGTCCCTGATCGAAATAACGTTGTGCGAGCGGCACGGTCGTGGAAATCGGGCGACTCCACGACCCCATCCCCTCGAGAAGCGGCGCTGCGCCACCCTCGTACGCCACGCTATCGTGGCTATGAAGCGCGCCATCCGCCGTCACCGGCCCAGCGACGAGCATTGGGACAGCCAAAGCGCTCGCCAACATCAATATCGTCATTTTCGATGAATTGCGCATCTCTCTGTCTCCGATCTCGCTGCGGTCGAATTTCTCCGAAAGCGTGGGGCAGATGCCATGAGCGGCAAGCCCATCCAGCTCCCGCGAACGATTTCGGTGGCGGTAAAGGCAACTTTTTCCATTCTCCTTTGACTCCCGAACGATTTCATGTCCACTTTGCTGCCGAGGATGCGACACGACGACCTTTCGACTTGCCTCCATATCGCTTTGCCTACTTGCTGCGTCATCACTCGGATGTGCCGATGATCTCGTGCGGACGAGCATGAAGATCATCGTCGACGAGGACGGTATTCCGCACATCTACGCATCGTCCGACGAAGACGCGTTTTACGCCGCCGGTTATCAGATGGCCGTCGATCGGCTTTTTCAAATGGATATGACCAGGCGCGCGGCGCTCGGAAGGCAATCCGAAGTGCTCGGCGCATCGAGTTACGAGGATGATCGGCTTGCGCGACTCTTTCGATGGCGCGACGCAGGGCGCGCGGATGCGGCCGAATTCAAAAAACAAGACCCTGCATCGTATCGCCTCGTCGTCGCCTGGGTCGAAGGCGTCAATCGCCGCATTCGAGAAGTGCGGGAAGGTAAGGCGCCGCTGCCGCACGGCTTCGGTCCGGACAGATTCGATTATGCGCCCGGAGCTTTGGGACGAAACAGACCCGCTCGTCGTCGCGAAAATGACAGGATTTGGTAATGATTTGTCCATTGATCGGGAAATCTTCGCCACCATTGCCAAACGATTGCATGCCGCCGCTTTCGATTCCATCGAATTGATTCGACCCATGCGCGAACGATTTACAGTACCGCCCGAAGGCCTTCCTATGGGCAAAGGCGCATGGGGCGGCGCCTGCGAAGCCTTAAATGGAACCGCCTCGTGCACCGAAAAACCGGAATTCAGCTCTGAACACGCTTCGATGTCAGGACTGCCTCGGCGTCGCGTACTCGGAAGCAACAATTGGGCAATCGACGGTCGTTTCACCGATACGGGTCGTCCGCTCATTGCAGGAGATCCACACCAAGGTTTCGACGTGCCTGGCATGTTTTACGCGCTGCACATGAACAGCGCCGACCAAGGCGGTACGCTCGATGTTGCAGGGTTTTCATTTTCAGCCGTGCCCGGGATCTCACTCGGACAAACCCAGCGCGTGATGTGGACGGCAACCACGTCATTCGCCGACGTCATGGACGTTTGGGAGGTCGTTCGCGAAAACGGCGCCATTCGGTACGGCGGCATGATGGTGCCCATCGTCGAGCGAGACGAAGTGATTGCGATACGCAAACCAGGAATGCCCCTCGGACAGGGCGATTCCAATACGGAAACCTTCGAGGACCTCGGGCAAGTAGGCGTCATTCTGCCTTCGTTCGTCACGCCGGTCCCCGTTGCATCACCGGGTCGATCACTGCTGCTCGGGTGGACCGGATACAGGCCGCGCGGAGTCCGGGGGCTTCTTGGCATCAACCGCGTCGATTCCATTGCGGAATTCGAGGCCGAAGTCGACAAGGCGGAAAGCTTGATTTCAATTTGGTGGCCGCCGATGCCCAGGGAATTACGTACCGCGTGGGGCTCGACGTGCCCGTGCGAAGCGTTTCGAGCAATCGACAACCGTGGCTCGTGCTCGATGGCGAAGACCCGGAAACGGCGTGGACCGGCGCATTTTTGCCACGTGAAAAACTTCCTCGAAGCCGCGCCACCCAGCGAGGCTGGATCGTCACGGCCAACAACGATCCATTCGGTTTCACGGCGAATGGTCGCATCGATGACGATCCTTGGTATTACGGTGCGTTTTTCGATGCTGGCTGGCGAGCGGATCGCGCGTCGACCGAAATCGAAAAGCTCGTGGGCGCGGGCAATGCAACCCTAGCGGACATGCAATCGCTTCAGACCGATTTGCTGAAAGCCTCGCCGATGATCTTTTGCCATTGCTTTCCACCGCGCACGCCAACATTGCTACCGACCCATCCCTTGCAGAATTCATGGGCCGCGCGGACTTGGACACGCTCGTCGATTTGCTGAACGTAAAGTGGGATCGCCGCGTGCGCATCGATTCTCCAGGCGCGCTCGTTTTCCACGCGTTTGCGCATCTACTCGCCGAGGAAGCGGTGGCGGACGACGTGCCGCTCGTCTACCAGGAAGCGATGAAATTGCAAGCGGTGTACATGCTCAAATTGGCTCCGCTGGCGCTCGGGGGCGCGTATCCAAAAGGCGACGGCGTTTTGCAAGGAGGACGCGATCTCGTCGTGCTTCGCGCACTCGATCGAACAGCCAAATGGCTCGAGGCAAGGTTTGGCAGCGTCGATCCCGCCGGCTATCAATTCGGCGACGTGCACGTCACGAGTTTCGCGGACTCGTTCGGTAGGGGAATCGATTCGGGGACGCTTCCCACGAATGGCGGCGAGACCACGCTCAATGTATCCCCAAGCGTCTTTTACGACGCGGATGGTGCGGTGGCGCAACAGTGGCAATCCCGTTTCGGCCCGCTCGTGCGAACGACGGGCACCTTTGCCGAAGATGGCACGCCCGAGCTTTGGTTCAATGCGCCCCTTGGCAACGTCGCCGATCCGAATAGCCCGCACGCTTCCGATTGGATGTCCGATTGGCGCGATGGCCGCTATCGACGTTTTGCGTATCGAAAAGCCGAAGTCGATGCCAAGGCGGAATCGAGCTACGAGCTCGTATGGGAAAGGCCGGGCGCGGTGGAGTAAACGCCTCAAAAGAAGCTAAACACAAAATCCTCGAAAAACATCACCCGCACCCGAGGTTCGCTCTCCGCTGCCGTTTGGCTCACCGATACCACCATGTTTCGCGACATCATCTTTGGCGGCCGCGTTTTCGCCACCCCAATCCAACGGCGTTTCTGATCATCGTCCAGCCGAAACGTGGCCAGGTTGCTTCGCCCCGGTCCATACGGCAATCGATACAGCGAATACGACCAGTGTCGCGAAAAACGACTCGGAAAAAAACCACCTTGATGCTTGGCGTCCGGCGACTCGAACCCCTCGATCACCTCCGGCAACAAGAAGTTCACCCACGTCGTCGTCGCGTCCTTGTCCTTCGTCGTCACGCGATACGCATGCACCACCTTGTCGGCCACGTTCATCGCTTCGACGTGCTGGTAATACGTCGCTTTGATCGCTGGTGATCCCAATACCTTGCCTTTGACGATATCAATCAAAAGCTTGTCCCCTTCCCCCTGCTTGATCGAAACGTACTCGACTTTCCCCGTAATCTCCGCGTCGTTGCTATACGGCCCCTTTTCGGGGGTATTGTGTATTTCGCCCCATCCGAGGCCCCGCAATTCTTCCTCGTCGAAACAAGGCGTAGGCCATTCCGAATTCCACGCAAGCTCGCCCATCGGCCCAGGGGGCAACATCCGTATTTGCGTCGGTGGCGACGACCATGGGAAATGGCTGACCTTGCTCGTTGATCAGCCGCACCGGCGGCGCTCCCTCAATCGGAGGCTCCCCTTCCGCCGCTTCCTTTAGCATTGCCTCCGGCAAATCCGCAGCGCGCACATCGATGATCCGAACGGCCACGCGCGGTCGCACCGCCTTGTCGATATCGGCTTGACGCGAACAACACGTTTGATCGAATGCGCAGCACGCAGGACCAACCGCTTTCTTCTCTTTCGCAGGCTTTTCCTTGGGCTCGGGTGCTACCGGCGGCACCTCCCATCCCGGTGGCGGCGATATCGCTTCCTCGGCACCTGCGCTACGCGCTGCCAGAACGAGCGCCCCCATTGCAAAGATTGAAGCGACGATCCTCATAACGTCTCCAAGTATGCAATGAGCGCGGTTTTGTCGGCCGGTGAAATGACACCGCTGAACATGCGCTGGTTTTTCTCCGAAAGCAGCGCCTCCAGCGTTTCATAACGCCCGTCGTGAAAATACGGCGCACTCCCGCGAATTCCCACGAGCGACGGCGTATCGAAAAATGTGCTGCGCTCTCCCTTCACACCACTTCCAACATCGTGCGCAATTCGATCCGTGCCGCCCCCTTTGTGACACGTGTCGCACGAATACGATGCGTACACCTCTTTACCTCGTTTGACGAGCTCTTCATCGGCCGCCTTCGCCATCGGCGGCGCCGGAATCGATGCAACGAACGCAAGCAATGCATCGAAATCCGCAGCCGACGGCGGATCGCTCAACCCCGTTCCTCCCAGCCGCTGCAGCGTATCTTTTACATGTTGCCGCACGTCCTTGTGCTCGCCGAACCACCCATACGGTGCCGTTCCTTCAATGCGCCCGGCAAGCATCATCGTTTGTCGCTTCCCGTCGGGGCTCGTCCATACCAGCCCATCGTCACGCCCGTCGGGATGGCAATTCGCGCACGCCCGCGCCTGTGCAAGACGCGCGTCACGCGACGTGTGAAATAATCGCCGACCCCGATCCACCTTCGCATCCCGCTTTTCCCCCGCACGTTGCCACAACACCAGCGACTCGACCTTCTTCGCCTCGCGATCAATGCGCGATACCGCTCTGTCGAACTCCGACCACACCACGACGGTTTTGCCATTTTCATCCATCACGAGCCCACCTGGACCACCGGGCACGACGAATCGATGTTTTTCGGCAACCGTCGGATCGCCCACCCACGGGTCGTATTCGACCACCGCATCGATATCCATGCACGCAACGAACAGACTCTTGTCATCCGCCGCCGCGCTTCGCGGAAGCATGCAATCCTGCGCGCTCGGCCCGTGAAACATCCCGTCCACGTGATTCGTAATCGATTTTTTTGCAATCGGATCCACCACGCTCACAATTTGCGCAACGGCCCGCGGTCCCGTTCCGGTCCCTCCATAACCACCCGTCGTCACGGAAGCTTCGGCTCCCGGATCGACGCTCGTATGCGGCACGAAAATCCGCAATGCATCGCGCAAGCCGTCTTTGCGCAGCCCATCCACCCGCGCCAGCGCATACCCTTGCGTTGCTTTGCGTGGATTCTTGTCGTCGAATCCATTCAAATTCGGCATCACCCGCCTTCCCGCCTGAAGCGACGCCGTCTCCGCTCTGCTCGACGCATTCTCCAAATCTACCGCAGACACGATTCCCCCGACCGCATGCGTCACGAACGCCGTTTTGCCCTGGTTCACCACCATCACCGCACGAGGCTCGCGCGAAAGCGCAACCACGCGCACGACCCCCAAGTCCCCCGAATTCAGCACCGTCAGCGCCGCGCCAAACCCGCTCGATACCAAAAGCTTGTCCCCCGTTTCCGCCAATGCCCACGGCTCCACCGCCGAAACACGCACCTTGCAGCGTTCTTCCAGCGGCTTCTGCATTGCATCGTCCGCCGCTTCCAAAAGCAACACATCCCCCGTATCGCGCAGCGCCACCGCAATTCGACCATCCGCGAGCACCCGCACGTGCCCTGGACGCCCACCCAGCGGCGTCACCGCAATCTGCCGCATCGATTCCACATCCACCGTGTGAATCGCTCGTTCATCGTGATCGGCCACCAGCGCCAACAAATGCCCCCGCTCGCACGATGTCCACCGATGCACTCGCGGCCCCTGCATCCGCCGCGCGAGCTATACGTTTGGGCGACTTTGCAGCGCATCGAGGCGGCGTCACGGGCTTTGCCGAAGCTTGCGCCGCAATCGTAACCGATGCCGCCGGCGATGTGCTCGTCGAGCTCGTCGTATTGCACGCAACCAGCAATGTCGCCGATGTGACCGTGAGCGCGGCAAGCGAGATGAAAAGTGAATGCTTTCGAGATTGCATGTGTGTGATGGAGGCTGAGGATCGTCGCTCCAACGCCTTGTGGCTCGGGGCGATTCCTGCGTCAACACATCTTCCGCGATTCCATCGCGCGCATCCCAAGCTGTACGCGCCGAGCGGGTTATGGTAAGCACGATCCATGCGACGAACTTCCCTGCCCTGGCCCAGCGCAAACGCCACGTACAAAGCCGCCGTCGCCTCCGCCATGCTCGCGACGTCATGCACATCCACACCCGCACCCGTCGTTGCCGATCCAGGCCCGCCCGTGCCTGTCGTCGAGCATGTTCAAGTGCAAGAAATCCTCACGCCGCTCCCGCTCCGAGTTCGTTTGCCGGCTCGATATGGTGCCCAGCATGTCCTCGTATTCGTACTCATGTGGGGCACGCACGAATGGAAAGTCATGGAACTCGACCGCGAAGGCCAAGCGTGGAGCGGCGAAGTATCTTGTCGCGAAGTCAGTACCGTCACGGGAGATACGCGATATTTCTTCTTGGCCCTCGATTCAGCGGGACAACCCGTCGTCAGCAGTGGTTCTTCGGAATGGCCGCATGTCGCGACCATCGTGCGCAATCTCCCTGGCGGAGCCCAATCATTGCCGGGCGAATTCCGACCATTGCGATGCCATGATCCTGCCGACTGCCCGCCCGATTTCCCAGGCTGTCCTGCATATGCCGTTGCGCGTCCTGCCTGCACCAGTCATTCGCAATGTTCGAGCGGCGCGTGTGAATGGGACGGCTATTGCGCTCCCATGCCGAAAGACACAGGCATTCAGACCGTGCAGCTCGGATCGGACGACGAGCGTCTCGCGGCTGCCGTGCGCGACGTGACGCGTCGTTATCAAGCTGCGGCGGCGTCGTCGCGGCGATTCTTTTAGGACGCACGAGCCGCGAATCATCTCATGCGCAAAACACGCCGCATCGTCGTCATTGCATGCACGAGCCTCGTTGCTCTCGGCAGCGCCGGTTTTGGCCTTCTCTATTGGAGGATCTCGAACCCCGTAAACGAGCGCCTCCCTTTGCCCCCGGAGCTCGTCTCGCTCGAATCCGACGAAGGCAAGACGCTGCTCGCGGAAAGCGACGCAAAAGCCGACACCGACGCGCTCCAAGCCCATTTCGAGACGCAGCAAAAAGCGAGCTGGTGCGGAGTTGCCAGTGCGGTAACCGTCCTCAATTCGTTTTTGCCACCATTGCAACTGACGCAGGAGAGCTTTTTCAACGATTGCACCGCCGAGGTGAGGTCGTCGTTTCGCGTCACCTTCGGCGGAATGCCGCTCGGATCGCTCGGACGGCTGATGGCATGTCATGGTGCGGATGCGAAAGTGCACCTTGCCGAAACCTCGTCACTCGAAGAATTCCGAAAGCTTGCAGTGGACAATTTGCGCAGGCCCGGCGATTTCCTCATCGTGAATTACCAGCGCTCCGAGGTCGGCCAAGCGCCCTTGGGACACATCTCGCCGGTATCTGCTTATCACTCGGGAAGTGATCGATTCTTGGTGCTCGATGTGGCGAGCTACAAATACCCGCCGGTCTGGGTGAAAGCCGAGAAACTCTGGAATGCCATGAAGACGCCCGATTCTGAATCCGGACATTCACGTGGCTTTCTTTTCGTGCGTCCAGCGGTCAATGGCAATCGCCGACAACCGTGACGCCCGGGCGCATTGCCCACGAATTTCCCGCCTCAACATTGAGCCTCCGCAGGCGACGCGCATTCGGCGCGTGCGAAGTGCACCGATTGCGCCTGCTCGTGCGCCGAACCGGAGCCCGAGGAGCGACTTGCGGCAATTTCAGCGAATTGCCGAAGCAGACGAAGTCTGGCACGGTCGATGCAATCGCCGAAGTCACCGACATACGGAACAAGGAGACTTCTCATGCTGCGCATTCGACACATCCTCATGGCCTTGCCTCTTGCACTCATTTCGGTCGGCTGCACGCCTGCGGGTTGTTCCGGCGGGGATCCCGAGCAAGACAAGCCGGCCGATGAGCAATTCGTCGGCGCGGTCGAGCAAAGTCTCCCCCGTCCCGATCCCAACGCGTCGCAGCTTTATGGTACGTGGAGGGGTCCTCAAGTCCCGGGGCATTTCGACCTTCTCGTTTTGATGACGCATGGTCGATACCATTCGGCGGAGGCCGTCACGTGTGTCAATGCCCCGTGTGACCCCATTGTTCACGAGGGAGCGTTCAAGCTGTATACGCGCGAATCGCGCACCTACTTCGAGCTCGAAAGGACAGGCTCGGTCC is a genomic window of Polyangiaceae bacterium containing:
- a CDS encoding penicillin acylase family protein, whose translation is MKIIVDEDGIPHIYASSDEDAFYAAGYQMAVDRLFQMDMTRRAALGRQSEVLGASSYEDDRLARLFRWRDAGRADAAEFKKQDPASYRLVVAWVEGVNRRIREVREGKAPLPHGFGPDRFDYAPGALGRNRPARRRENDRIW
- a CDS encoding c-type cytochrome, translated to MADHDERAIHTVDVESMRQIAVTPLGGRPGHVRVLADGRIAVALRDTGDVLLLEAADDAMQKPLEERCKVRVSAVEPWALAETGDKLLVSSGFGAALTVLNSGDLGVVRVVALSREPRAVMVVNQGKTAFVTHAVGGIVSAVDLENASSRAETASLQAGRRVMPNLNGFDDKNPRKATQGYALARVDGLRKDGLRDALRIFVPHTSVDPGAEASVTTGGYGGTGTGPRAVAQIVSVVDPIAKKSITNHVDGMFHGPSAQDCMLPRSAAADDKSLFVACMDIDAVVEYDPWVGDPTVAEKHRFVVPGGPGGLVMDENGKTVVVWSEFDRAVSRIDREAKKVESLVLWQRAGEKRDAKVDRGRRLFHTSRDARLAQARACANCHPDGRDDGLVWTSPDGKRQTMMLAGRIEGTAPYGWFGEHKDVRQHVKDTLQRLGGTGLSDPPSAADFDALLAFVASIPAPPMAKAADEELVKRGKEVYASYSCDTCHKGGGTDRIAHDVGSGVKGERSTFFDTPSLVGIRGSAPYFHDGRYETLEALLSEKNQRMFSGVISPADKTALIAYLETL
- a CDS encoding phytochelatin synthase family protein, with protein sequence MRKTRRIVVIACTSLVALGSAGFGLLYWRISNPVNERLPLPPELVSLESDEGKTLLAESDAKADTDALQAHFETQQKASWCGVASAVTVLNSFLPPLQLTQESFFNDCTAEVRSSFRVTFGGMPLGSLGRLMACHGADAKVHLAETSSLEEFRKLAVDNLRRPGDFLIVNYQRSEVGQAPLGHISPVSAYHSGSDRFLVLDVASYKYPPVWVKAEKLWNAMKTPDSESGHSRGFLFVRPAVNGNRRQP
- a CDS encoding penicillin acylase family protein — protein: MGRADLDTLVDLLNVKWDRRVRIDSPGALVFHAFAHLLAEEAVADDVPLVYQEAMKLQAVYMLKLAPLALGGAYPKGDGVLQGGRDLVVLRALDRTAKWLEARFGSVDPAGYQFGDVHVTSFADSFGRGIDSGTLPTNGGETTLNVSPSVFYDADGAVAQQWQSRFGPLVRTTGTFAEDGTPELWFNAPLGNVADPNSPHASDWMSDWRDGRYRRFAYRKAEVDAKAESSYELVWERPGAVE
- a CDS encoding penicillin acylase family protein, yielding MRPELWDETDPLVVAKMTGFGNDLSIDREIFATIAKRLHAAAFDSIELIRPMRERFTVPPEGLPMGKGAWGGACEALNGTASCTEKPEFSSEHASMSGLPRRRVLGSNNWAIDGRFTDTGRPLIAGDPHQGFDVPGMFYALHMNSADQGGTLDVAGFSFSAVPGISLGQTQRVMWTATTSFADVMDVWEVVRENGAIRYGGMMVPIVERDEVIAIRKPGMPLGQGDSNTETFEDLGQVGVILPSFVTPVPVASPGRSLLLGWTGYRPRGVRGLLGINRVDSIAEFEAEVDKAESLISIWWPPMPRELRTAWGSTCPCEAFRAIDNRGSCSMAKTRKRRGPAHFCHVKNFLEAAPPSEAGSSRPTTIHSVSRRMVASMTILGITVRFSMLAGERIARRPKSKSSWARAMQP
- a CDS encoding tetratricopeptide repeat protein, which produces MAPWNYWADDGSPRPYTPEIVATLERAMQLEPMHPGALHYYIHVVEASPKPQRALDVADRLAHLVPGAGHLVHMPAHIYIRTGRYHDASLANERAIVADERYVPYADPSNFYLHMYRLHNPHFLWAAATLEGRSEVAIRAARMAADMAHGVLHSGHGAGMEVMMQHFAASPIYALIRFARWDEILEEQAPPESQAYLRAVWHHARAIAYSRLGDQEAASAELAELEKLAETPSLATATVMGVNPASDVLAVAVHVTRGELEADRGDLDEAITHFEQAIVLEDKLRYMEPSDWHYPVRQILGDVLLRADRFADAERVFREDLVKLPENGYSLFGLATAVEMQGRQEKAASIWQRFHEAFARADVTLESSRL